A segment of the Candidatus Edwardsbacteria bacterium genome:
ATGGAAGTGGAATTGTCACCCCACCTGACCCAGAAAGCCCTGGATATCGCCCGGGCCAAGATCCAGGAAAGGCTGAGCATCATCGCCTCCGAGGATGCCGCCAAACGGACCCTGCAGCGGCAGGAGGCCAGAAGGCTCTACGCTTTCACTACCGTCACCGACCTGCTGCGGGGAAAGCTGCCGGCCGATGACCTGAAGGAGATCCTGGGCGACAGCGGCGAAGCCCTCAAGTTCTTCATGTCGCGGCACGAATCATACATCAACCAGCGCACTCTGGAGTCCATTGCCGACCAGATCCTGAGCAATTATGTCATGAAGAAGAATATCCGGGCCGGGCAATCATCGCTGGAAATTTCTTTCCAACAGGTGCAATACAACAGCAAGACCCTTACCGGAGTGACGGTTATCACCAAGGAACAGAGCATTACCCTTGAACGCTTGATGAGATTGATAAACGAGCTTGTGCCCCAGAACCACCGTTATGACGATTATGCCTACTTTACCGCCGACAAACTGTCGGTCTTTCATGTAGAAATGACCAACCAGCAGGACCAGCCGATAGCCCTGGATCTTCAGGATAAACTGGCTGAAGCTATTCGGGAGATCCCTTCGCAAAAGGAGACCCTGGGGCCCACCCCGGGAGTGGAGCTGATCCGCCGCAAGATAGTCCCGCTGATGATAGACGAAGAGAAGGATATCAAGATCCCCCAGGGCTATATCCACCCCCACGCCCCGGATCATTTCAAGGTCATACTCGTGGCCTCCGGCAATGACAAGGGTTTCGGGCTGGAGGTGGTCACTGCGCTGACCTCGGTGCCGGGATTCTCGGCCGCCATGCCGGACAAGCCCAACACCATGACCAATATCCAGAACGGCAAGGAACATCAGCAGGAGATATCGATCATTGATATCTGGGTCGACCGCAAGACCCTGTTTGGGGTCAAGCGGGAAAGTTGGAACGACGAAGAGATCTACAACCGGATCGAACAAGCCATCAAGACCATACCCGGGCTCGGACCCAAGCTCAGGATATTCGACCGCACCAGCCGGGCCCTGCGCCAGATGCGCCTGAAGGCGGTATCGGAACTGGCTGAAAAACTGAGCATGCCCCGCGACCATATAAAGTCGCTGTTTTACAGCATAGGGGATCGCTGTTTGCTCAACCCGGAGGTCACCAACGATGCCATCTTCAACCAGGTCAAGCTGGAATACAGCGCTCATAACGATGTCATCTCCGGGCGGCCAATCTCCGTTATTTTCGAGGAGATGAAACTGACCGAGAACGACCCCAGTTTCACGGCTTTGGCCGTGGCTTTCAGGTACAGCCAGGACCGGTTAAAAGGGATATTTAAGGCCGTAAAAAAATACCAGGCCAACTCCGTCTGCCGGACAGATTTTGAGGATATCACCCTGCTGCTTTTCAATCTTAGCTCCAACTCCGCCCCCTTGAACCCCGCCAAGATCAAGGCCCTTTCCTCTGTTTTGGAGGGGCTGGCCTAGCATGCTCAAGTTTATTACCTTTGATCTCTGGGAAACAGTGATCGCCGATTCCCCCGAATTGGACAGCCAGCGTACTAAATACCGGGTAGGGAATACCCACACTTTTCTGTCGAAAAAACATCCCGCTATCGCTATTGAACGAATATTCGCCGCCCATAAAAAAACCTGGCAGGAGTGCTCGGCATTATGGGGAAAAGCCCGGGACATGGCTTTTCCCGACCAGGTCCGGCTTTTTGTCGGACTGATAGACGAAAGTTTATTGATCTCCCTGAAACAAAGCGAGATCCAATCCATTTCGGAGATATACGCCGGGGCCGTCCTGCAATTTCCCCCGCGGTTGATCGAGGGCGCACGGGAGACCTTGACTCATCTGTCTATCAGTGGCTATAAGTTGGGACTGATCTGCAACACCGGAAGGACGCCCGGGTTCATGCTGAGAAAACTCCTTGAAAGTCATGATATATTGAAATATTTTGATAGCGTCCTGTTCTCCGACGAAACCATCGTCCGCAAACCCGATGCCGGGATATTTGAAAAGTCCCTCCGGGAACTACAGGCCGATAAACGGCAAACGGTTCATGTGGGGGACAGTTGGGAGAACGATATTCTGGGGGCGCAAGCGGCCGGGATAAAAACGGTTTGGATCTCACCCGAAAGCCAGAATCAAGCTGATTGCCCCGTCATAAAAAGCATCGTCGAATTGCCAGAGGTTTTGGATAAAATCTGAATAATTAAAATAAAAAGCCCGGTCCCTTTTGGGACCGGGCTTTTTAAATCCTGGATCATTTTTTTGCTGCTTCCTCGGGCAGAGCTTGGTTCAGCTTGGCAATCAACTCATCGGCATTTATGCCGTGGGCAGCCGCCCCCTGTTCCACAGTCTCGCGATAAGCCGCGTTGCAGCCAATACAGAAGAGGCCGTGTTCGAAAAATACTTTTATGCTCTGGGGATATTTATTGACCACATCCATGATGGTCATATCCTTGGTGATCTTATCCATCATCTCCCGTCCCTTATATATTCTTAAGTTTTGAATGGTATAATAAAATGTCCGGATTGTCAAGGGTTAAATCAAACATAAAAGCGACAGCCGTAAACCGACTGTCGCTTTTATAATACTGCTCCTACTGCTTTTTCATGGGCTGGCCGCAGCATTCCTTGGGCAGACTGGATGTCTGTCCGCATTTTTCGCACTTATAGGTAAGCTTGCTACCGCATCCGCAGGAATTACACATTTTTAATCTCCTTTGTTTTTTATTTTGTTTCTATCTATTTAATCAGGCATTTCAATTATCGCTCCAAAATGCCGGTTTGTCAAGCCCCTTTGGTCTTAATTCAAAATGATTATCTTTAACGACCGGGAAGACAGGATTAACAGGATTTTCTGGAAATAATTTCTCATGTTATTTTGGAATATAATCCGCGTAAATCAGCGCCCTTTTTTTGTATTACGCTACTACCCTTATCCTCCCCGGCGGGCCGGATTCCGGGCCCACCAGTATCGCCCCCAAACGCTTCATGGTTTCCAGGTATTCCACCGCCTCGTGGGTAATGCGCTCACCGGGAACGATCACCGGAATCCCCGGCGGGTAAACGGTGAAGAACTCGGTGGATATCTCGCCCACTGCCTCTTTCAGTTTGATCATCTTATAAGTAGCGAAGAAGGCTTCGCGGGGGGTCAGCGACATTGCGGGATAATTTGAGGGAAACTGGATATCTAATTTTTGCAACGACCCGCTGCCGTAGTGCGACGAAGCTAGGGCCTTGAGGGCCCGCAGCAGCCGGTCGGCCTCGGCCGGCCCGTCGGCTATGGAGAAGATAAAGGCCACATGGTCCCAGTCGGCCATCTCGGCCTGGATGTTGTATTTCTGGTTTAGTATCTTGCTGGCCTGGTAGCCGGTAAGCCCGAGCTTGTCCACAAAGACGGTGAGTTTGGTGGGATCAAGTTTGAATGGCTTGACGTCCTCGGGATTCAGGCAGTACAGCCCTTTTATCTTATTGATGGAGTTGCGCAGTTTGACAGAGATGGCGATGGACCTTCCCAAAAGCTCCCGCCCCTTCAGGGCCATCTGGCGTCGGGCCAGGTCCAGCGAGGTCATTAGCAGATATGACGGGCTGGTGCTCTGGGTCAGCAATAAGACCTCCTCAAGGTCCCGGATATCGATATTGGGGCCCTTGACGTGCAGCATGGAGGCCTGAGTCAGTCCCGATATTATTTTATGAGAGCTCTCCACGCAGATGTCGGCCCCGGCCTCCATAGCCGAGGTGGGCAGTGATGGGTGAAACAACAGATGCGGCCCATGGGCTTGGTCCACCATCACTATACGGTCGTTGAGATGGGAGAGTTTGACGATCTTCTCCAGGTCGCAGCAGATGCCGTGATAGGTGGGCGATGAGACAAATACCGCCCGGGCCCCGGGGTTTTTATTCAGGGACTTCTCCACCGCTTCGGACGAGACGTTAAGGATAAGGCCCCATTCCTGATTGATCTCGGGATGGATGTAGATGGGCAGGGCCCCGGACATGATAAGCCCGGCTATCACCGATTTGTGTGTATGGCGGGGAACAATGATCCTGTCGCCGGGAAACAGCACCCCCATCAGCATGGTCAGGTTGCCGCCGGTGGAGCCGTTGATCAGAAAATAGCTCCTGTCGGCATGATATGCCTTGGCCGCCAAAGTCTGGGCCTGCTTGATGATCCCGGTGGGATGGAACAGGCAGTCGGTCTCGGGCAGAACCGTCAGGTCCATCCTGAAGATGTCATCGCCTACCAGCCGGCGCCAGGCTTTATCGATCCCCTTGCCCTGCTTGTGGCCGGGCGTGTGGAACGGCACCTTGGGCTGCTTGATGTATTTTGCCAGTGCGTCAAACAGCGGCGCCCGGCTTTGGGGCGAATTATGGGGCGATGGACGGTGCTTCATCTGTGCCTTAGTGTCTTTGTGGTTTAAAGGTTAATGATGTTTTTGCGTATTTCGTGCCTGCGCGCCTGTCCGCCGCACAAGGCTTTGGCAGGCGGGCTGAAGCGCGGAGTTTACACCGATGAAAGAGGTGGCGCGCAAGCGTAGGGAAAGATCACGCGAACTTGGCGGTCAGCAGGTTCTTATCGGTTATCACTCTCTGCTGTTTATCGAAATCTTTGCGCAGGAACTTCGGCAAAGCGAACATGCTTAAATGGGTGATGCCGTCATAGTAGTCCAGTTTTTTAAGCCCCCGTTTTTTTATCAGGGTATCGATCTGGGCCGGGGAATAGACCAGGGGGTCGGCGCCTTTGGAGCCCAGGATGAACCCCCAGGGCAGGCCGAAGGAGGGGATTATCACCTGGTATATTCTGGTGACCGGGAAGGCGCCGGAGATGGTGCGGGCGATGGCGGTCAGCATCTGGGTGTCGCCGCTGCGGGTGGTGCCGGCCTGCAGGGTGATCAGGCCCTGCGGCGAGAGCCGCCGGTTCAGTAACTGGTAGAACTCCCGGGTATAAAGCTTGAACGAAGGCCCGCCCTCGATGGGCTCGGTAAGGTCGATGATTATCACATCGAAGGTCTCCCTGGTCTTCTGAAGATAGGCCCGGGCATCCATGTAAAGCACCTTGGAGCGGCGGTCCTTGAAGGCCCCCCCGGCCCACTGTGGCAGCTCCTTCTTGCAGAACTCCACCAATTCCTTGTCGATGTCCACCATCACCACCTGTTTGACCGATTTGTGCTTTAGAGTGTCGCGCAGGGTCTCGCCCTCGCCGCCGCCCACGATCATCACCTTCTGGGGATCGGGATGCAGCAGCAGAGGGGGGTGCACCAGCGCTTCATGGTAGATGAAGGAATCACGCTCCGAACTCTGCATCCTTTCGTCCAGGAACAGACAGCGCCCGTAATTATATGTATCCACAATGTCTATTTTCTGGTATTTGGTCTGGGTGCTGACCACCGTCTTTTTAACACCGTGCAGGTGGATCTCATCTATCCAATGCTCAAGATAATAATTACTGACCGTCATTTTACTCCTCCGTTATGCAGTCTGTTTAAAGAAATATTTATCTTAATCATTATACAATATATCCCGGTATTGTTTCAATCCATAAAAACAGATCAATTAAAAAAACGGCCCTCGGGACGGAGGGGCCGCAATTAAAGGAACAGGCTGATCAGAACATATCGATGAATTTTTCAACCAGGAAGGGATCGAACTGGGTCCCGGCAAAACTTAATGAAATAATCAGTTAGCAGTATAAACAATATTTGAGGAATATTTGTTTATAATTACCAAAATGATATTAGCCGCATATTTAATACCAATTCAGGCCCCAAGACTAGATGCAGCTATTATTGTTTCCACCTTTTAGAATTTCTTTCACCCTTTTTACTAATTCTGGGGGAGAAAACGGCTTGCAAATGTAATCGACTGCATTCTCCTGAATGGCTGCCAGGCGGTCGGCCGGGTCTGTTTTTGCCGATACTACCGCAATCGGGATCGAAGCGGAAGAATCCATGATCTTCAATATCTTGATCAATTCCATTCCATCCAATCCGGGCATCATGATATCCATCAGAATCAGATCCGGTTTAGTTCGGTACAGGATCTGCAAAGCCTCATGTCCCGAAAGCGCCGTCAACATCACATAGCCGGCTTCTTCCAGCACCATCTTTATCAATTCTAAAATATCCTCTTCATCATCCACCGCCAGGATTACGGTCCTGCCCGAAGCATCTGGTGACATAGCACTCCCCCCCATTATTTATTCCAAAGGCAATTTAAAAGTAAAACGGCTGCCCTTCCCGGACTGGCTGGTGACTTCGACAGTGCTCTGATGGGCATCCAGAATAGATTTGACGATGGCCAACCCCAAACCCACTCCGCCATATTTCCTGGTGGATGAGCCGTCGAGCTGGTGAAACCTTTCAAAAATCCTGGGGACCGATTCCCGGGGAATACCGACGCCGGTATCGGATACTTCGATTCGGGCTTTGCCGTCCGGCCCAGCCTCGGCGGTCAGGTTTATGTGCCCTTTAGAAGTGAATTTCAGGGCGTTCATCACCAGATTGTCAACCACCTGCAATATCCTTTCCCGATCGCCTACGACGTTCAGCGCTTCCGGAGCCTCGATGATCAGCTTCAGTTTTTTCTTGTCCAGCTCCGCCTGGTAATTGGCAGCAGCCTCGTCGAAAAGCGTTCGAATATCGAAAGGCTTTTGTTCGACGATGAAGTGTCCGGACTCAATGGTAATGAAATCCAGCAGGTCCTTAATCTGCCTGGTCAGCCGCTTGATGTTCCTTCTCATTACCTCGATTCCCTTGCGCTGGGTCTCGGTCAGGGGGCCCAGTTTTTCCATGGCCAGATAATCGGCATAACCCGAAATGGTGGTCAGGGGAGTTTTAAGCTCATGGGAAACATTGGCGATAAAATTACTTTTCAGCCGGTCCAGCTCCATCAGTTCGGCATTGGCCTGGGACAAACGGTCGTAGGACTCGGACAGGGCCTCCAGATTGACTTTCAGCTGCCTGGTCATGATATTAAAATTATCTGCCAGGGAGCCGATCTCATCATCAGATTTGACATCCACTTCATGATCCAGCTTTCCGGCGCCGATATCCCGGGCTGCGACTGTAAGTTGGTGGATGGGGTCAGTGATGCTCTTGGCCATAAAATAAGCCAGCAGGCTCCCCAGCAATACAAATATAACGCCGGTGATCAAAACCTGATTTAAACTGCTACGGGCCAAATAGCCCAAGGCCGCGAAGGAGCCCACAAACCTTACGGATAATCTATGGCGGCCCCATTCTCCGATATAAGGCATAACCACCGAAATGATCTCTTGGTTATCGGCAATGCGGATTATTTTATGGCTCAGGTCCAGCCTTTTCACCCTCTCCATCAGGTCCGGCTCGTATGATTCCGGCTTCAGAATGATGCCGGACCGTCCCGTGTCCATCTGTCGGGAATCGAACATAACCACGCCGTTAACGTCTATGATCTGGATTTCGGTGATGTTGTCGTTCATCTTGAAATAATTGGCCAATAAGCCCCTGAATTTGAAATA
Coding sequences within it:
- a CDS encoding HAD family hydrolase; protein product: MLKFITFDLWETVIADSPELDSQRTKYRVGNTHTFLSKKHPAIAIERIFAAHKKTWQECSALWGKARDMAFPDQVRLFVGLIDESLLISLKQSEIQSISEIYAGAVLQFPPRLIEGARETLTHLSISGYKLGLICNTGRTPGFMLRKLLESHDILKYFDSVLFSDETIVRKPDAGIFEKSLRELQADKRQTVHVGDSWENDILGAQAAGIKTVWISPESQNQADCPVIKSIVELPEVLDKI
- a CDS encoding DUF1858 domain-containing protein — protein: MDKITKDMTIMDVVNKYPQSIKVFFEHGLFCIGCNAAYRETVEQGAAAHGINADELIAKLNQALPEEAAKK
- a CDS encoding aminotransferase class I/II-fold pyridoxal phosphate-dependent enzyme, whose translation is MKHRPSPHNSPQSRAPLFDALAKYIKQPKVPFHTPGHKQGKGIDKAWRRLVGDDIFRMDLTVLPETDCLFHPTGIIKQAQTLAAKAYHADRSYFLINGSTGGNLTMLMGVLFPGDRIIVPRHTHKSVIAGLIMSGALPIYIHPEINQEWGLILNVSSEAVEKSLNKNPGARAVFVSSPTYHGICCDLEKIVKLSHLNDRIVMVDQAHGPHLLFHPSLPTSAMEAGADICVESSHKIISGLTQASMLHVKGPNIDIRDLEEVLLLTQSTSPSYLLMTSLDLARRQMALKGRELLGRSIAISVKLRNSINKIKGLYCLNPEDVKPFKLDPTKLTVFVDKLGLTGYQASKILNQKYNIQAEMADWDHVAFIFSIADGPAEADRLLRALKALASSHYGSGSLQKLDIQFPSNYPAMSLTPREAFFATYKMIKLKEAVGEISTEFFTVYPPGIPVIVPGERITHEAVEYLETMKRLGAILVGPESGPPGRIRVVA
- the speE gene encoding polyamine aminopropyltransferase — its product is MTVSNYYLEHWIDEIHLHGVKKTVVSTQTKYQKIDIVDTYNYGRCLFLDERMQSSERDSFIYHEALVHPPLLLHPDPQKVMIVGGGEGETLRDTLKHKSVKQVVMVDIDKELVEFCKKELPQWAGGAFKDRRSKVLYMDARAYLQKTRETFDVIIIDLTEPIEGGPSFKLYTREFYQLLNRRLSPQGLITLQAGTTRSGDTQMLTAIARTISGAFPVTRIYQVIIPSFGLPWGFILGSKGADPLVYSPAQIDTLIKKRGLKKLDYYDGITHLSMFALPKFLRKDFDKQQRVITDKNLLTAKFA
- a CDS encoding response regulator; this encodes MSPDASGRTVILAVDDEEDILELIKMVLEEAGYVMLTALSGHEALQILYRTKPDLILMDIMMPGLDGMELIKILKIMDSSASIPIAVVSAKTDPADRLAAIQENAVDYICKPFSPPELVKRVKEILKGGNNNSCI
- a CDS encoding HAMP domain-containing histidine kinase, coding for MFKSIKIKLAIAASLLVIIIISVYSLVSVMTRREQLKKEIQAGVISFAQMTVAPICQNYYIYYTSGYFKFRGLLANYFKMNDNITEIQIIDVNGVVMFDSRQMDTGRSGIILKPESYEPDLMERVKRLDLSHKIIRIADNQEIISVVMPYIGEWGRHRLSVRFVGSFAALGYLARSSLNQVLITGVIFVLLGSLLAYFMAKSITDPIHQLTVAARDIGAGKLDHEVDVKSDDEIGSLADNFNIMTRQLKVNLEALSESYDRLSQANAELMELDRLKSNFIANVSHELKTPLTTISGYADYLAMEKLGPLTETQRKGIEVMRRNIKRLTRQIKDLLDFITIESGHFIVEQKPFDIRTLFDEAAANYQAELDKKKLKLIIEAPEALNVVGDRERILQVVDNLVMNALKFTSKGHINLTAEAGPDGKARIEVSDTGVGIPRESVPRIFERFHQLDGSSTRKYGGVGLGLAIVKSILDAHQSTVEVTSQSGKGSRFTFKLPLE